Proteins co-encoded in one Streptomyces sp. SLBN-31 genomic window:
- a CDS encoding TIM-barrel domain-containing protein: protein MTAVSKRRRLRSVRRRLGAVTAAAVAAATALTGAGPASAAGSQAARIPTVTSGDARFEILSPTLIRTEYAGDGKFTDAQTFNAIGRDGFTPAAYTATTSGGWLTIRTSALALRYQVGSGPFNARNLSLRLAAGGAPVTAAPWQRLTCEVGALCEAENLQLNGLSVASDHAGHTGTGFAAGFEGTGSSASADIDVKTSGAYEFALRYANSRGADGQTRTRTLTLTVDGGAPQTVSLPTTADWDTWKSATASLDLTAGHHTIALTRTVSDSGDVNVDSVALVRPSAPYPPVSSTAITDCPVDTSCEAEAGRIGGTAVTAIDHTGYAGNGFVAELNKGSSLTTHLAGVPADGTYTLRVRYANGTGSDGLHQTRTASVSSGGATATLSLPATAGWDDWQTTSVPVTLKAGEDDLTLNCPETASCHVNLDTVSVTAPQQPAPAPHIALGGYRRGLDGVNGDDRAPVTTPGLLHRDGWYLLDDTPSALYDTASKKATPRPSHGGAPYLDGYVFGYGHDYKQALTDLATLTGPPQLLPQWAYGVWYSEYIDRTAADYQNKILPAFRSEHVPLDVLVTDTDFKAVNNWSGWEMDPGRFPDPKGFFDWSAGQGLHNTLNVHPSILASDPQFAQAQATAKGKLTKGGCAGAASVEDNCYTFDFGDPDQLKAYLDLHRTMDDQGNGFWWLDWCCDASQSSLQGVTPDAWINQQYADLTGETLGRGFVLSRAYGSLQAGGYSGQQALPTGPWADKRSTVHFTGDTASTWGTLRFEVGYTPGESAATGMAAITHDIGGHNDTTGLTGSETYTDGGQTRTTRKLPDDLYARWVQFGTFQPIDRLHSNHSDRLPWQYGTQARNSADKFLNLRENLVPYTYGLAQEANRTGVPIVRPTYLEYPDEARAYETAGSEYFYGSDVLVAPVTKPGTTATTTVWFPPGQWTDYFTGKTYQGGTTQDVTTGLDTMPVFLKAGAVLPTRTHDVTDNDRNPLTDVTLTVASGASGSYRLYEDDGTTARKGHAATTTVRYGHKGRNHTLTISPATGVFHGQAQSRRWTVSLLGTAHAPTKVTASGVRLTPRDYHWNSSTGTLTITLPKRSVHSPVTVTVR from the coding sequence ATGACGGCCGTATCGAAGAGGCGGCGGCTCAGATCCGTACGGCGGCGGCTCGGCGCGGTCACGGCCGCTGCGGTCGCCGCCGCGACGGCGTTGACGGGTGCGGGCCCGGCGTCGGCAGCAGGATCGCAGGCCGCTCGCATACCCACGGTCACCTCGGGGGACGCGCGGTTCGAGATCCTCTCGCCGACGTTGATCCGCACCGAGTACGCCGGGGACGGCAAGTTCACCGATGCCCAGACGTTCAACGCGATCGGCCGCGACGGCTTCACCCCGGCCGCCTACACGGCCACGACGTCCGGCGGCTGGCTGACCATCAGGACCAGTGCGCTGGCCTTGCGTTACCAGGTCGGTTCGGGCCCCTTCAACGCCCGCAACCTGTCGCTGCGCCTGGCGGCGGGCGGCGCGCCGGTGACCGCCGCCCCCTGGCAGCGGCTGACCTGCGAAGTCGGTGCGCTGTGCGAGGCGGAGAACCTTCAACTGAACGGTCTGTCCGTGGCCTCGGACCATGCCGGCCACACCGGCACCGGCTTCGCAGCGGGATTCGAGGGCACCGGCAGCTCCGCCTCTGCTGACATCGATGTCAAGACCTCCGGCGCCTACGAGTTCGCCCTGCGGTACGCCAACTCCCGTGGCGCGGACGGCCAGACCCGCACCCGCACACTCACCCTCACGGTGGACGGCGGCGCCCCGCAGACGGTGTCCCTGCCGACCACGGCCGACTGGGACACCTGGAAGTCGGCCACAGCGAGCCTCGACCTCACGGCGGGCCACCACACGATCGCGCTCACCCGTACCGTCTCCGACAGCGGTGACGTCAACGTCGACAGCGTCGCCCTGGTCCGCCCCAGTGCCCCCTACCCGCCCGTCTCCAGCACCGCGATCACCGACTGCCCCGTGGACACGAGCTGCGAGGCGGAAGCCGGACGGATCGGCGGCACCGCCGTCACCGCCATCGACCACACGGGATACGCGGGCAACGGGTTCGTCGCGGAGCTCAACAAGGGATCGAGCCTGACGACCCACTTGGCAGGCGTCCCGGCCGACGGCACGTACACCCTGCGCGTGCGCTACGCCAACGGCACCGGAAGCGACGGCCTTCACCAGACCCGTACCGCCTCCGTCTCCTCCGGCGGGGCCACCGCAACCCTGTCCCTGCCCGCGACCGCCGGCTGGGACGACTGGCAGACCACCTCCGTGCCCGTCACCCTGAAGGCCGGCGAGGACGACCTCACCCTGAACTGCCCCGAAACCGCGAGCTGTCACGTCAACCTCGACACCGTCTCCGTGACCGCACCGCAGCAACCCGCGCCCGCGCCCCACATCGCGCTCGGCGGCTACCGTCGCGGGCTGGACGGCGTGAACGGCGACGACCGCGCCCCGGTCACCACCCCCGGACTGCTGCACCGGGACGGCTGGTACCTCCTGGACGACACCCCCTCGGCGCTCTACGACACCGCGTCGAAGAAGGCCACACCCAGGCCCTCGCACGGCGGTGCCCCCTACCTGGACGGTTACGTCTTCGGCTACGGGCACGACTACAAGCAGGCACTCACCGACCTCGCCACCCTGACCGGACCGCCGCAGCTGCTCCCGCAGTGGGCGTACGGCGTGTGGTACTCGGAGTACATCGACCGCACCGCGGCGGACTACCAGAACAAGATCCTCCCGGCCTTCCGCTCCGAACACGTGCCGCTGGACGTCCTGGTGACCGACACCGACTTCAAGGCCGTGAACAACTGGAGCGGTTGGGAGATGGATCCGGGCCGCTTCCCCGACCCGAAGGGCTTCTTCGACTGGTCCGCCGGGCAGGGCCTGCACAACACCCTCAACGTGCATCCGAGCATCCTGGCGTCCGACCCCCAGTTCGCCCAGGCGCAGGCCACGGCCAAGGGCAAGCTGACCAAGGGCGGTTGCGCCGGGGCCGCCTCGGTCGAGGACAACTGCTACACCTTCGACTTCGGCGACCCCGACCAGCTCAAGGCATACCTGGACCTGCACCGGACCATGGACGACCAGGGCAACGGCTTCTGGTGGCTGGACTGGTGCTGTGATGCCTCGCAGTCCTCGCTGCAAGGCGTCACACCGGATGCCTGGATCAACCAGCAGTACGCCGACCTCACCGGCGAGACCCTCGGTCGCGGGTTCGTCCTCTCCCGCGCCTACGGTTCGCTGCAGGCCGGCGGGTACAGCGGCCAGCAGGCGCTGCCGACCGGGCCGTGGGCGGACAAGCGCAGTACCGTCCACTTCACCGGCGACACCGCCTCCACCTGGGGCACGCTGAGATTCGAGGTCGGCTACACGCCGGGGGAGTCCGCGGCGACCGGAATGGCGGCCATCACGCACGACATCGGCGGGCACAACGACACCACGGGGCTGACCGGTTCGGAGACCTACACCGACGGCGGGCAGACCCGTACCACGCGCAAACTCCCCGACGACCTGTACGCGCGTTGGGTGCAGTTCGGCACCTTCCAGCCGATCGACCGGCTGCACAGCAACCACAGCGACCGGCTGCCCTGGCAGTACGGCACCCAGGCGCGGAACTCGGCCGACAAGTTCCTCAACCTCCGCGAGAACCTGGTGCCTTACACGTACGGCCTGGCCCAGGAGGCCAACCGGACCGGCGTGCCGATCGTCCGCCCCACCTACCTGGAGTATCCGGACGAGGCGCGGGCCTACGAGACGGCCGGCAGCGAGTACTTCTACGGCTCCGACGTCCTGGTCGCCCCGGTGACGAAACCGGGCACGACCGCGACCACCACCGTCTGGTTCCCGCCCGGCCAGTGGACCGACTACTTCACCGGCAAGACCTACCAGGGCGGCACCACCCAGGATGTCACCACCGGCCTGGACACCATGCCGGTGTTCCTCAAGGCCGGCGCCGTCCTGCCGACCCGCACCCATGACGTCACCGACAACGACCGCAACCCGCTCACCGACGTCACTCTGACCGTCGCCTCCGGGGCGTCCGGCTCGTACCGCCTGTACGAGGACGACGGAACCACCGCGCGGAAGGGACACGCAGCCACGACGACCGTCCGCTACGGCCACAAGGGCCGGAACCACACCTTGACGATCTCCCCGGCGACGGGCGTCTTCCACGGCCAGGCGCAGAGCCGCCGGTGGACGGTGTCCCTGCTGGGAACGGCCCACGCACCCACCAAGGTCACCGCGTCCGGCGTCCGGCTGACCCCGCGCGACTACCACTGGAACAGCTCGACCGGCACCCTCACGATCACCCTGCCCAAGCGCTCCGTCCACAGCCCCGTC
- a CDS encoding universal stress protein, whose translation MAVVVWVVEGTWPACVDAARRHVAADAEVVLLHVTPSDLPEVAHGAFAGLLGRGHRERDPGTRVEHLAAASAEQLLRAAADRLDRPCTRTERTGRVEREVVAAAEDADLLVLARDGDRSHLGPHSLGPASRFVVDHAPCPVLLVWPESAPDLATIPPPPPHPPHHR comes from the coding sequence ATGGCCGTTGTCGTCTGGGTCGTCGAGGGCACCTGGCCCGCGTGTGTGGACGCCGCGCGTCGGCACGTCGCGGCGGACGCCGAGGTCGTGCTGCTGCACGTCACCCCGTCCGACCTGCCGGAAGTGGCGCACGGCGCCTTCGCCGGGCTGCTCGGTCGCGGCCACCGCGAACGGGATCCGGGCACCCGCGTCGAACACCTCGCCGCCGCCTCCGCCGAGCAGCTCCTGCGGGCCGCCGCCGATCGTCTCGACCGGCCCTGCACCCGCACCGAACGGACCGGCCGCGTCGAACGAGAGGTCGTCGCCGCGGCCGAGGACGCCGACCTGCTCGTGCTGGCCCGCGACGGCGACCGCAGCCACCTCGGACCGCACAGCCTCGGCCCGGCCAGCCGCTTCGTCGTCGACCACGCCCCGTGCCCCGTACTCCTGGTCTGGCCCGAATCCGCACCCGACCTGGCCACCATCCCGCCCCCACCCCCGCATCCCCCACACCACCGCTAG
- a CDS encoding phosphorothioated DNA-binding restriction endonuclease, with protein sequence MDWLERTAKLRQWTRSGTRAPHKPLLLLYALGRFQHDADGALRYTAVEEDLQRLLTEFGPPRRTSPAYPFHHLVSDGVWEVRTDRGPGSPGSGVRDLRETGAAGRLAPDLRAELRRDPSLLGRMARLLLDQHFPPSLHDDLCEAVGLEPELAETERMSSVPRQRDRRLRELVLTAYEYRCAFCGYDGRIGAVPVGLEAAHVRWWAFDGPDDVDNGLCLCSLHHKLFDKGVLGMGDGHRILVSQRFVGHSPAAHTQVTALAGRPLVGPQPGTPAVADGHRAWHTAQVFQGSPRPDGGRGPARP encoded by the coding sequence ATGGACTGGCTCGAGCGCACCGCCAAGCTGAGGCAGTGGACCAGGAGCGGCACCCGCGCTCCGCACAAGCCCCTGCTTCTGCTGTACGCCCTCGGACGGTTCCAGCACGACGCCGACGGCGCACTGCGCTACACCGCGGTGGAGGAGGACCTGCAGCGGCTGCTGACCGAGTTCGGCCCTCCCCGCAGGACCTCGCCCGCCTACCCGTTCCACCACCTGGTCAGCGACGGCGTGTGGGAGGTGCGGACCGACCGCGGGCCCGGCAGTCCCGGAAGCGGGGTGCGGGACCTCCGGGAGACCGGTGCCGCCGGGCGGCTGGCGCCGGACCTCAGAGCGGAACTGCGGCGCGACCCGTCCTTGCTGGGCAGGATGGCGCGGCTGCTGCTCGACCAGCACTTTCCTCCCTCCCTGCACGACGATCTGTGCGAAGCGGTGGGCCTGGAACCGGAGTTGGCGGAGACGGAGCGGATGTCGAGCGTGCCCAGGCAGCGGGACCGGCGCCTGCGCGAGCTGGTGCTGACCGCGTACGAGTACCGGTGCGCGTTCTGCGGATACGACGGCCGGATCGGTGCCGTGCCCGTCGGGCTGGAGGCCGCGCACGTGCGCTGGTGGGCGTTCGACGGCCCGGACGACGTGGACAACGGGCTGTGCCTGTGCTCGCTGCACCACAAGCTCTTCGACAAGGGCGTACTCGGCATGGGCGACGGCCACCGCATCCTCGTCTCACAGCGCTTCGTCGGCCACAGTCCCGCCGCCCACACCCAGGTCACGGCTCTCGCGGGCCGCCCGCTCGTCGGCCCGCAGCCTGGTACGCCCGCGGTCGCGGACGGCCATCGCGCCTGGCACACCGCCCAGGTCTTCCAGGGCTCCCCGCGCCCGGACGGAGGCCGCGGACCGGCCCGTCCCTGA
- a CDS encoding inorganic diphosphatase, translated as MEFDVTVEIPQGSRNKYEMDHTLHRIRLDRMLFTSTQYPADYGYIDGTLGGDGDPLDALVLTGDPTFPGCTIECRAVGMFVMKDEHGPDEKVLCVPAHDPRYADVQDITDIPEFDRLEITHFFEVYKDLEPGKDVEGSHWEGREETYAEIAASRERAARPPAEGA; from the coding sequence GTGGAGTTCGATGTGACCGTGGAGATCCCGCAGGGTTCTCGCAACAAGTACGAGATGGACCACACCCTGCACCGCATCCGCCTGGACCGCATGCTGTTCACCTCCACGCAGTACCCGGCGGACTACGGCTACATCGACGGCACCCTCGGCGGCGACGGCGACCCGCTCGACGCCCTCGTCCTGACCGGCGACCCCACCTTCCCGGGCTGCACCATCGAGTGCCGGGCCGTGGGCATGTTCGTGATGAAGGACGAACACGGCCCGGACGAGAAGGTGTTGTGCGTCCCGGCCCACGACCCCCGCTACGCCGACGTGCAGGACATCACCGACATCCCCGAGTTCGACCGGCTTGAGATCACCCACTTCTTCGAGGTCTACAAGGACCTCGAACCCGGCAAGGACGTCGAGGGCTCCCACTGGGAGGGCCGCGAGGAAACCTACGCGGAGATCGCCGCCTCCCGCGAACGCGCCGCGCGGCCACCGGCCGAGGGCGCGTGA
- a CDS encoding 2,3-diphosphoglycerate-dependent phosphoglycerate mutase: MNHPAGPPSGGTLILLRHGQGEANAAGVFGGWADYRLSPHGEEQAADAARLIADAGLLPDVVHTSLLHRSIRTAQIVADRLDRSWIPVRRTWRLNERQYGALTGRSKRRMRQDAGADLYERWRRSLHAVPPPLSEDRLALLRADPRYAALPGEAIPPVESFADLLARVKPYWSDVLAPGLARGATLLVAAHGNSLRALVTLLDRLGEPAVRALNIPTAEPLVYRLDPELRPLSPGGSYLAPERAHAVAAAVAAEGHT, from the coding sequence GTGAACCACCCCGCCGGCCCGCCGTCCGGCGGCACCCTGATCCTGCTCAGGCACGGCCAGGGCGAGGCCAACGCCGCCGGTGTCTTCGGCGGCTGGGCGGACTACCGGCTCAGTCCGCACGGCGAGGAACAGGCCGCCGACGCGGCCCGGTTGATCGCCGACGCCGGGCTCCTGCCGGACGTGGTGCACACCTCGCTCCTGCACCGCTCCATCCGCACCGCGCAGATCGTCGCCGACCGCCTCGACCGCTCCTGGATACCGGTGCGGCGCACCTGGCGGCTCAACGAACGTCAGTACGGCGCCCTGACGGGGCGGAGCAAACGACGGATGCGGCAAGACGCCGGCGCCGATCTCTACGAGCGCTGGCGCCGCTCCCTGCACGCCGTTCCGCCGCCGCTGTCCGAGGACCGGCTGGCCCTGCTGCGTGCGGACCCGCGGTATGCCGCGCTGCCGGGCGAGGCCATCCCGCCCGTGGAGAGCTTCGCCGACCTCCTCGCCCGGGTGAAGCCGTACTGGAGCGACGTACTGGCGCCCGGGCTCGCGCGGGGTGCCACGCTCCTGGTCGCCGCTCACGGCAACTCCCTGCGCGCCCTCGTCACCCTCCTGGACCGGCTCGGCGAACCGGCCGTCCGGGCGCTCAACATCCCCACCGCGGAACCGCTCGTCTACCGCCTCGACCCCGAACTGCGGCCCCTCTCCCCGGGTGGCTCCTACCTCGCCCCGGAGCGGGCGCACGCCGTCGCTGCCGCGGTCGCCGCGGAGGGCCACACCTGA
- a CDS encoding lectin, producing MAALPLTTAGSAQAAGTTTPALVKDPASLVNPLIGTSGAVDTFPGPDMPAGMVQWGPDTTPHRPDGGGYEYEDNKISGFSLTHVSGPGCPVAGDLPVLPVTGALSGKLGDTSVGFGHGDEQSGIGYYKVTDGNGVKTELTDTTRAGLGRFTFPAGRQANLLFKLSGGATQVDGTRVQVVNDHEISGAIDSGHFCGAGNRYTLHFDVKFDQPFTASGTWVGGTVNPDAKSLKAGTVRAAPEASKSAPRKEKHFTVPARPAPTIHGNGDKGSGTPSPAPSASTAHRSSAKAAQPPTTGANGMYLTFDTSSDPTVNAKVGISYTSDANATDNLATEIRKWDFAGVEKANHDAWNAVLKKVRIGGGTSDQQVQFYTALYHALLHPNVFSDANGQYMGMDNQVHKLAKGQKAQYANYSGWDTYRSQTQLMAMVEPKITADVVTSMLNGYDQTGLLPKWASNNGESYVMVGDPAAGIIAGAYAFGATDFDTGKALAALQHEATVPNNDRPGEKVRDAKGYLPLDENDYGCCNFYGPVSTQLEYDSADYALAAFAKSLGKTDVYEKFAARAQDWMNVFNPQTGYLQAKNKDGQFASGFTPGTSNGFVEGTSAQYTPMVPFNLRQLIQARGGAKAYSSYLDSLLDDIAHPGNTDADLSNEPSVEIPWEYDYTGQPWKTQAAVRAAQQDLYFNAPVGSFGNDDLGAMSSWYVWSELGMYPETPGADTLVLGSPVFPVAQVTLGGGRTVRINAPQAATDAPYVQSLDVKGKAWNASWLTYRQLTGAGSLDFTLGTRPNTSWASGLSAVPPSDTTGGGRVLAATGPSSDGLVLEPGASGDATLDVTNLGGKAVMVDWKSTAPTGVTLDTSSGSLTAPASGSAEARFKVTAGAGEGTYPVTLALSDHSTGAALSAAVLRVAVAKAGALWPYDTNEGVYPDGATFSGGFDNGGWAFSQNALAAAGVTSGSTVTADGISYEWPKVTAGQLDNLEMAGQTIRMPAGTSGASLGLLGAATNAPTDGSGVSGTVTVTYTDGTTAKATVGFSDWTLNGGSSKPLPANTTAVTTGYRDTGDGGRNNVKTYVFATKVPLDPSKQVASVTLPVTGSTGTDHLFAYGFGQ from the coding sequence ATGGCCGCCCTGCCGCTCACGACGGCGGGCAGCGCCCAGGCCGCGGGCACCACGACGCCGGCCCTGGTGAAGGACCCCGCGTCCCTCGTCAACCCGCTCATCGGCACGTCAGGTGCCGTGGACACTTTCCCCGGACCCGACATGCCGGCCGGCATGGTGCAGTGGGGCCCCGACACGACCCCCCATCGCCCCGACGGCGGCGGCTACGAGTACGAAGACAACAAGATCTCCGGCTTCAGCCTCACCCACGTCTCGGGGCCGGGTTGCCCCGTCGCGGGCGACCTGCCCGTCCTGCCGGTGACCGGCGCGTTGTCGGGCAAGCTCGGCGACACCTCCGTCGGCTTCGGCCACGGCGACGAGCAGTCGGGTATCGGGTACTACAAGGTCACCGATGGCAACGGTGTCAAAACCGAACTGACCGACACCACGCGCGCGGGCCTGGGCCGCTTCACCTTCCCGGCCGGCCGACAGGCGAACCTGCTGTTCAAGCTCAGTGGCGGGGCCACGCAGGTGGACGGAACCAGGGTCCAGGTGGTCAACGACCACGAGATCAGCGGTGCGATCGACAGCGGTCACTTCTGCGGGGCGGGCAACCGGTACACCCTGCACTTCGACGTCAAGTTCGATCAGCCGTTCACCGCGAGCGGCACCTGGGTCGGCGGCACCGTCAACCCCGACGCCAAGTCGCTGAAGGCGGGCACGGTCCGGGCCGCTCCCGAGGCATCCAAGTCGGCGCCGCGGAAGGAGAAGCACTTCACCGTCCCGGCGAGGCCGGCCCCGACGATCCACGGCAACGGTGACAAGGGCTCGGGTACGCCGTCCCCGGCGCCGAGCGCGAGCACCGCACACCGGTCCTCCGCCAAGGCCGCCCAACCGCCCACCACGGGCGCCAACGGCATGTACCTGACCTTCGACACCTCCTCCGACCCCACGGTGAACGCCAAGGTCGGCATCTCCTACACGAGTGACGCCAACGCCACGGACAACCTCGCGACCGAGATCAGGAAGTGGGACTTCGCCGGGGTCGAGAAGGCCAATCACGACGCCTGGAACGCCGTGTTGAAGAAGGTCCGGATCGGCGGCGGCACCTCCGACCAGCAGGTGCAGTTCTACACCGCGCTCTACCACGCCCTCCTGCACCCCAACGTCTTCTCGGACGCCAACGGGCAGTACATGGGCATGGACAACCAGGTCCACAAGCTGGCCAAGGGCCAGAAGGCCCAGTACGCCAACTACTCCGGCTGGGACACCTACCGCTCCCAGACCCAGCTGATGGCGATGGTCGAGCCCAAGATCACCGCCGACGTCGTCACCTCGATGCTCAACGGGTACGACCAGACCGGCCTGCTGCCCAAGTGGGCCTCGAACAACGGCGAGAGCTACGTGATGGTCGGCGACCCGGCCGCCGGCATCATCGCCGGCGCGTACGCCTTCGGCGCGACGGACTTCGACACGGGCAAGGCGCTCGCCGCTCTCCAGCACGAGGCCACCGTCCCGAACAACGACCGCCCCGGCGAGAAGGTACGGGACGCCAAGGGCTACCTCCCGCTCGACGAGAACGACTACGGCTGCTGCAACTTCTACGGCCCGGTCTCCACCCAACTCGAGTACGACTCCGCCGACTACGCCCTCGCCGCCTTCGCGAAGTCCCTCGGCAAGACGGACGTGTACGAGAAGTTCGCCGCCCGCGCACAGGACTGGATGAACGTCTTCAACCCGCAGACCGGCTACCTCCAGGCCAAGAACAAGGACGGCCAGTTCGCGAGCGGTTTCACCCCCGGGACCTCCAACGGCTTCGTGGAGGGCACCTCGGCCCAGTACACACCCATGGTCCCCTTCAACCTGCGGCAGCTCATCCAGGCACGGGGCGGGGCCAAGGCGTACTCGTCCTACCTGGACAGCCTGCTCGACGACATCGCCCACCCCGGCAACACCGACGCCGACCTGAGCAACGAACCCAGCGTCGAGATCCCCTGGGAGTACGACTACACCGGCCAGCCGTGGAAGACGCAGGCAGCCGTCCGCGCCGCCCAGCAGGACCTGTACTTCAACGCCCCGGTCGGCTCCTTCGGCAACGACGACCTCGGCGCGATGAGCTCCTGGTACGTCTGGTCCGAGCTCGGCATGTATCCCGAGACCCCGGGCGCCGACACCCTGGTGCTCGGCAGCCCGGTGTTCCCGGTGGCCCAGGTGACCCTCGGCGGTGGCAGGACGGTGCGGATCAACGCGCCGCAGGCCGCGACCGACGCGCCCTACGTGCAGTCGCTCGACGTCAAGGGCAAGGCGTGGAACGCCTCGTGGCTGACGTACCGGCAACTGACGGGCGCCGGCAGTCTCGACTTCACGCTCGGCACCCGGCCCAACACCTCCTGGGCGTCCGGCCTGTCGGCGGTGCCGCCGTCGGACACCACGGGCGGCGGCCGGGTGCTGGCCGCCACCGGCCCGTCGAGCGACGGCCTGGTGCTCGAGCCCGGCGCGTCCGGTGACGCCACCCTCGACGTGACCAACCTCGGCGGCAAGGCGGTCATGGTCGACTGGAAGTCCACCGCGCCCACGGGCGTCACGCTGGACACGTCGTCCGGCTCCCTGACGGCGCCCGCCTCGGGCAGCGCCGAGGCCAGGTTCAAGGTGACGGCGGGCGCCGGCGAGGGAACCTATCCGGTCACCCTCGCGCTGTCCGACCACAGCACCGGCGCGGCGCTGAGCGCGGCTGTCCTCCGGGTGGCGGTGGCCAAGGCCGGCGCGCTGTGGCCGTACGACACCAACGAGGGCGTCTACCCCGACGGTGCCACCTTCTCGGGCGGCTTCGACAACGGCGGCTGGGCGTTCTCGCAGAACGCGCTGGCGGCGGCGGGCGTCACGAGCGGCTCGACGGTCACGGCCGACGGCATCTCCTACGAGTGGCCGAAGGTGACGGCCGGTCAGCTGGACAACCTGGAGATGGCCGGCCAGACCATCCGGATGCCGGCCGGCACATCGGGTGCGTCGCTGGGCTTGCTCGGCGCGGCGACCAACGCGCCGACCGACGGCAGCGGTGTCTCGGGAACGGTGACCGTCACCTACACCGACGGCACCACCGCCAAGGCGACGGTCGGCTTCTCCGACTGGACGCTCAACGGCGGATCCAGCAAGCCGCTCCCGGCGAACACGACGGCCGTGACGACCGGTTACCGCGACACCGGTGACGGTGGCCGGAACAACGTCAAGACCTACGTCTTCGCCACGAAGGTCCCGCTGGACCCGTCCAAGCAGGTGGCATCGGTCACCCTGCCGGTGACGGGCTCCACGGGCACCGACCACCTGTTCGCCTACGGCTTCGGACAGTAG
- a CDS encoding VOC family protein, translated as MAIQRMDNVLIVVDDMDAVIAFFVALGMELEGRGPLDWPGAERVIGLKDVRQDVAMLRVPNGQGRVELARFHWPKAITPEPKHAPANTLGLRRVMFAVDDIDDVVARLRTHGAELVGEIVRYENIYRLCYVRGPEDIVVGLAEELG; from the coding sequence ATGGCGATCCAGCGGATGGACAACGTCCTCATCGTCGTCGACGACATGGACGCGGTCATCGCGTTCTTCGTCGCACTCGGCATGGAACTCGAAGGCAGGGGCCCACTCGACTGGCCCGGCGCGGAGCGGGTCATCGGCCTCAAGGACGTTCGGCAGGACGTCGCCATGCTGCGCGTCCCGAACGGCCAGGGGCGCGTGGAACTGGCCAGGTTCCACTGGCCGAAGGCCATCACCCCCGAGCCGAAGCACGCACCCGCCAACACGCTCGGCCTTCGCCGCGTCATGTTCGCCGTCGACGACATCGATGACGTCGTCGCCCGCCTGCGCACCCACGGCGCCGAACTGGTAGGCGAGATCGTGCGGTACGAGAACATCTATCGGCTCTGCTACGTCCGCGGCCCCGAGGACATCGTCGTCGGACTGGCGGAGGAGCTCGGCTGA
- a CDS encoding GNAT family N-acetyltransferase, producing the protein MTDHRGVSIVRWPEPGPLAGGGPETLLAAYHLRTQAEKGEGVAGVDDLPERYRAEVLDPRAAFLDDVVLLALSGDTAVGCLVLTAPVDGRAELKRLWTDPDHRGLGVASGLVGAALAHAEQGGVGVVRLSVWKWRADAIALYGRLGFTVSESWDEREQLVCMERVM; encoded by the coding sequence ATGACTGATCACCGCGGGGTTTCCATCGTCCGCTGGCCGGAGCCGGGCCCTCTGGCCGGGGGCGGGCCGGAGACGTTGTTGGCGGCCTATCATCTGCGGACGCAGGCCGAGAAGGGTGAGGGCGTCGCCGGTGTGGACGACCTGCCCGAGCGCTACCGGGCCGAAGTGCTCGATCCGCGGGCCGCGTTCCTCGACGACGTCGTGCTGCTGGCGTTGAGCGGAGATACGGCGGTGGGGTGTCTGGTGCTCACCGCCCCCGTCGACGGACGGGCCGAGCTCAAGAGGCTCTGGACGGACCCGGACCACCGCGGCCTGGGCGTCGCCTCAGGACTCGTCGGGGCAGCGCTCGCGCATGCCGAGCAAGGCGGTGTCGGCGTGGTGCGGTTGTCGGTGTGGAAGTGGCGTGCCGACGCGATAGCCCTGTACGGGCGGCTCGGCTTCACCGTCTCCGAGTCCTGGGACGAGAGGGAGCAACTCGTCTGCATGGAACGCGTCATGTGA